A single Brassica rapa cultivar Chiifu-401-42 chromosome A04, CAAS_Brap_v3.01, whole genome shotgun sequence DNA region contains:
- the LOC103865373 gene encoding LOW QUALITY PROTEIN: F-box/LRR-repeat protein At2g29930-like (The sequence of the model RefSeq protein was modified relative to this genomic sequence to represent the inferred CDS: inserted 1 base in 1 codon): MSPQRDSISSLPDEVLGKVLSLLPTNQAASTLVLSKRWRNLLSLVDSLDLSDDATATGDPRGFPDFVDKTLALLTNSSIIKRFSLRCEHTHDASRVDNWIRTVLERRSFSELHLESEYIHVIETKSLTCLLRLLRIVINLQVFHLYCKSMPVFHKLLTLSFESDKEKGWQVVPLLLNNSPNLETLVIKGLVHRVTDRCGDACVCVARKNKEEEVCCLSTCQVKVLKVSGYRGTRRELNQXKHFLGNLKCLETVKVDVEVESHREDKNVNKNYQRITNALTKLPRASSNPFLLIYPLCN, encoded by the exons ATGTCTCCCCAACGAGATTCAATAAGCAGTCTCCCAGATGAGGTTCTTGGCAAAGTCCTGTCCTTGCTTCCGACAAATCAAGCAGCTTCCACATTGGTTCTGTCCAAAAGGTGGAGGAATCTGCTTTCCCTCGTAGACAGCCTCGATCTGAGCGACGACGCAACTGCAACTGGTGATCCACGTGGCTTCCCTGACTTCGTCGACAAAACACTAGCTCTCCTAACCAACTCTTCAATCATCAAAAGATTCTCTTTGCGCTGTGAGCACACTCACGACGCTTCTCGAGTGGACAACTGGATCCGCACTGTCCTGGAACGAAGAAGCTTCTCGGAGCTTCACTTAGAAAGCGAGTACATCCACGTTATAGAAACAAAGTCCTTGACTTGTCTCCTACGTCTCTTGAG aatagtaataaatcTCCAGGTGTTTCACCTATACTGTAAATCAATGCCGGTCTTTCACAAGCTCCTTACTCTGTCTTTTGAGAGTGACAAAGAAAAAGGATGGCAAGTGGTGCCACTTCTTCTCAACAACTCTCCAAACCTAGAAACTCTTGTCATCAAG GGTCTTGTGCACCGAGTTACAGATAGATGCGGGGACGCCTGTGTGTGCGTCGCTAGGAAGAATAAGGAGGAGGAAGTATGTTGTTTATCGACATGTCAAGTGAAGGTGCTAAAGGTTTCAGGGTATAGAGGAACTCGTAGAGAGCTGAATC AGAAGCATTTCTTGGGAAATTTGAAATGTCTTGAAACTGTCAAGGTTGATGTTGAAGTTGAGAGTCACCGAGAAGACAAAAATGTTAACAAGAACTACCAGAGAATCACCAATGCTCTTACTAAGCTTCCCAGAGCTTCATCAAATCCATTTCTTTTGATCTACCCTCTTTGTAACTAA